The following coding sequences are from one Gossypium hirsutum isolate 1008001.06 chromosome A12, Gossypium_hirsutum_v2.1, whole genome shotgun sequence window:
- the LOC107922774 gene encoding uncharacterized protein has translation MVEEMAPLRSIGYVDPGWEHGTAQDERKKKVKCNYCGKVVSGGIFRLKQHLARLSGEVTHCEKVPEEVCLNMRKNLEGCRSGRKRRQFDYEQAALSIQSNEYSDGEDASASYKHKGKKVMGDKNLVIKFTPLRSLGYVDPGWEHCVAQDEKKRRVKCNYCEKIISGGINRFKQHLARIPGEVAYCEKAPEEVYLKIKENMKWHRTGRRHRKPDTKEISTFYMHSDNEDEGGEEEGYLQCVSKDILAIDDKVSDNDIRNNVRGRSPGSSGNGAEPLLKKSRLDSVFLKSLKSQTSAHYKQPRARTGFEKKTHREVISAICKFFYHAGIPSNAANSPYFHKMLELVGQYGQGLQGPSSRLISGRLLQEEIANIKEYLVELKTSWAITGCSVMADSWNDAQGRMLINFLVSCPRGVYFLSSVDATDIIEDAVHLFKLLDKAVDEVGEEYVVQVITRNTLSFRNAGKMLEEKRRNLFWTPCAVYCIDRMLEDFVNIKWVGECVDKAKKVTRFIYNNTWLLNFMKKEFTKGQELLQPAVTKFGTNFFTLQSLLDQRVGLKRMFQSNRWLSSRFSKSDEGKEVEKIVLNVSFWKKMQYVKKSFEPVAEVLQRIGSDKIRSMPFIYSDICRTKLAIKAIHGDDVRKYGPFWSVIESNWSSLFHHPLYVAAYFLNPSYRYRPDFLMNPEVIRGLNECIVRLEADNGKKIAASMQIPDFVSAKADFGTDLAISTRSELDPASWWQQHGISCLELQRIAIRILSQTCSSIGCEHNWSAFDQVHIKRHNCLSRKRLNDQTYVHYNLRLRERQLGRKPDELVSFDSAMLESVLDDWLVETEKLAMHEDEEIIYTEVEQFCGDDMDEHESEEKRPAEMVTIAGFIEPLDVIPSAGGVTTDDDGLDFLDDDLTD, from the exons ATGGTTGAAGAGATGGCCCCACTTCGTTCCATAGGATATGTTGATCCTGGGTGGGAGCATGGAACTGCTCAagatgaaaggaagaagaaggttAAATGCAACTACTGCGGGAAAGTAGTCAGTGGTGGAATATTTAGATTGAAGCAACATTTAGCCAGATTGTCTGGTGAAGTTACTCATTGTGAAAAGGTTCCTGAAGAAgtatgcttgaatatgagaaaaaATCTGGAAGGATGTCGTTCTGGTAGAAAACGGAGGCAATTTGATTATGAACAAGCTGCTTTAAGTATCCAATCTAATGAGTACAGTGATGGAGAAGATGCTTCCGCAAGTTATAAACACAAAGGCAAGAAAGTGATGGGTGACAAGAACTTGGTTATCAAGTTTACCCCTCTTCGGTCATTAGGATATGTAGACCCAGGATGGGAGCATTGTGTTGCTCAAGATGAGAAGAAGAGAAGAGTAAAATGCAACTATTGTGAAAAAATAATAAGTGGGGGCATCAATCGGTTTAAGCAACATCTTGCTAGGATCCCTGGAGAAGTTGCCTACTGCGAGAAGGCACCTGAAGAGGTATAtctaaaaatcaaagaaaacatgaaatggCACCGAACTGGCAGAAGGCATCGGAAACCTGATACCAAGGAGATATCCACGTTCTACATGCACTCAGATAATGAGGATGAAGGTGGAGAGGAGGAGGGGTATTTGCAATGCGTAAGCAAGGATATATTGGCTATAGATGATAAAGTTTCTGACAATGATATTAGAAATAATGTCAGAGGTAGATCTCCTGGTAGTAGTGGTAACGGTGCTGAACCACTACTCAAAAAATCAAGACTGGATTCAGTATTTTTGAAGTCGCTGAAAAGCCAGACATCAGCACACTACAAACAACCAAGGGCTAGAACAGGCTTTGAGAAGAAAACTCACAGAGAAGTGATATCTGCCATCTGCAAATTCTTTTACCATGCAGGAATCCCTTCTAATGCAGCTAACTCTCCATATTTCCATAAAATGCTGGAACTGGTTGGTCAGTACGGGCAAGGTTTGCAAGGTCCTTCGAGTCGACTGATATCTGGTCGTCTCCTTCAGGAGGAAATTGCTAATATTAAGGAGTACTTAGTGGAGCTTAAGACATCTTGGGCGATCACTGGTTGTTCTGTTATGGCTGACAGTTGGAACGATGCACAGGGGAGGATGCTGATAAACTTTTTGGTCTCTTGCCCTCGGGGTGTTTATTTTCTCTCTTCTGTTGATGCAACTGATATCATAGAAGATGCAGTTCATCTCTTCAAGTTGTTAGACAAAGCAGTGGACGAGGTTGGCGAGGAATATGTAGTCCAG GTGATTACTAGGAACACTTTGAGCTTCAGGAATGCTGGAAAGATGCTTGAAGAGAAAAGGAGAAATTTATTTTGGACACCTTGTGCCGTCTATTGTATTGATAGAATGCTTGAGGATTTTGTGAATATAAAATGGGTGGGAGAATGCGTAGATAAAGCAAAAAAAGTGACAAGGTTTATTTATAACAACACCTGGTTGTTGAATTTTATGAAGAAAGAATTTACCAAGGGACAGGAACTTCTTCAGCCTGCTGTTACAAAATTTGGCAccaactttttcactttacaGAGTTTGTTGGACCAGAGGGTTGGTCTTAAGAGAATGTTCCAATCAAATAGATGGCTTTCATCCCGCTTTTCCAAATCAGATGAAGGAAAAGAGGTTGAAAAAATTGTCTTAAATGTCTCATTTTGGAAGAAAATGCAGTATGTGAAGAAATCCTTTGAACCAGTTGCTGAAGTTCTTCAAAGGATAGGTAGTGACAAAATCCGATCAATGCCGTTTATATATAGTGACATCTGTAGAACAAAGCTTGCAATTAAAGCCATTCATGGTGACGATGTTCGTAAATATGGACCTTTCTGGAGTGTGATTGAAAGTAATTGGAGTTCATTGTTCCATCATCCTCTTTATGTTGCTGCATACTTTCTCAATCCATCCTATCGTTATCGCCCAGATTTTTTGATG AATCCTGAAGTAATTCGTGGTCTAAATGAGTGTATTGTTCGGTTGGAGGCAGACAACGGGAAAAAGATTGCTGCATCCATGCAG ATACCTGATTTTGTGTCGGCAAAAGCTGATTTTGGAACTGATCTGGCCATAAGTACTAGAAGCGAACTTGATCCAG CCTCATGGTGGCAACAACATGGGATAAGTTGCTTGGAGCTGCAACGAATTGCCATACGCATACTGAGCCAGACATGTTCATCAATCGGGTGTGAGCATAACTGGAGTGCTTTTGATCAGGTTCACATCAAAAGACACAACTGTTTGTCTCGGAAGAGATTGAATGACCAGACCTATGTTCACTACAACTTGAGACTAAGAGAACGCCAACTAGGAAGGAAGCCGGATGAGTTGGTTTCCTTTGACAGTGCCATGTTAGAAAGTGTATTAGATGACTGGCTTGTGGAGACAGAGAAGTTAGCCATGCATGAAGATGAG GAGATCATCTATACTGAGGTGGAACAATTTTGCGGAGATGATATGGATGAACATGAGAGTGAAGAAAAGAGACCTGCGGAAATGGTCACAATAGCTGGTTTTATTGAACCTTTGGATGTTATCCCTTCTGCTGGAGGTGTTACTACCGATGATGATGGtctcgattttcttgatgatGATTTGACGGATTAG
- the LOC107922767 gene encoding uncharacterized protein, whose amino-acid sequence MGGDVTGAITAAAMAAASYGGGAAEPQYVSAKTSVWWDIENCHVPKNCDPHAIAQNISSALAKMNYCGPVSISAYGDTNRIPSSVQQALSSTGIALNHVPAGVKDASDKKILVDMLFWAVDNPAPANYLLISGDRDFSNALHQLRMRRYNILLAQPMKASAPLVAAAKSVWLWMSLSAGGPPLSSGESTKLANGQNSFNSEMSYNPIPEMVQYSQPLISSSENVTLGQNVSNAGRNGDNKFKGKYIRKTTNQPSISRASSAPTTAIQENMNNGYSYQPEYAQTKTFKKAPHEFFGGNEPAVSASQFTPNLFPSNPDPSGSNNSNFMGVPQNPPPPSMRPINLPLRPAFAQDKLLPPNSQNHGFRPIPPRVEGPRFPALFSNMPDVGKLNISEHSTYPQNPNNFPHRIGEKFKTSSAESMPNQTGLNAPQRSHFHTGQASQHDTYSNRYPRGPEFPLPSSSAISSSSNGVWGAEGRSPPSEYVQGLIGVILLALNTLKNEKIMPTEANITDCIRFGDPKHRNTNVRKALDGAIEQHMVLKQSLGAVQLYVGRNEKLWKCVNPIGGNPNQYPKTTWDGIQKFLSSPAGRSAMTASQCRYEAALALRKGCLEEFALGDVLQILNMIIAMKKWIIHHQSGWQPITVTLPEARTEIGTETAA is encoded by the exons ATGGGAGGAGATGTAACCGGAGCAATTACCGCCGCCGCCATGGCTGCCGCGTCATACGGTGGAGGTGCGGCGGAACCTCAGTACGTTTCGGCGAAGACGTCGGTATGGTGGGACATAGAGAACTGCCACGTCCCTAAAAACTGTGACCCTCACGCGATCGCGCAGAACATTAGTTCAGCGCTGGCTAAGATGAACTACTGTGGGCCCGTTTCCATCTCCGCCTACGGCGACACTAATCGGATCCCTTCTTCTGTGCAGCAGGCGCTTTCGAGCACTGGCATCGCACTTAATCATGTTCCCGCCG GTGTGAAAGATGCGAGTGATAAAAAGATTCTAGTTGATATGTTGTTTTGGGCGGTAGATAATCCTGCTCCTGCAAATTATCTGTTGATTTCTGGTGATAGAGATTTTTCTAATGCGCTTCATCAGTTACGAATGaggagatataatattcttttggcgcagccTATGAAGGCATCCGCACCCCTCGTTGCTGCGGCCAAGAGTGTATGGCTTTGGATGAGTCTTTCGGCTGGTGGTCCGCCTCTTTCGAGTGGTGAGTCAACTAAACTCGCTAATGGTCAGAATAGTTTTAACTCTGAAATGTCATATAATCCAATTCCTGAAATGGTTCAGTATAGTCAACCGTTGATTTCTAGTTCTGAAAATGTTACCTTGGGGCAAAATGTATCTAATGCTGGAAGGAATGGTGATAACAAATTCAAAGGGAAATATATAAGGAAAACCACAAATCAGCCAAGCATCTCAAGGGCCTCTAGTGCGCCAACAACTGCCATTCAAGAAAATATGAACAATGGTTATTCTTACCAGCCAGAGTATGCACAGACAAAGACATTTAAGAAAGCACCACATGAGTTTTTTGGTGGCAATGAGCCAGCTGTTTCTGCAAGCCAGTTTACTCCAAACCTTTTTCCTAGCAATCCCGACCCTTCAGGGAGTAACAATAGTAATTTCATGGGTGTCCCTCAGAATCCTCCTCCTCCTTCAATGAGGCCAATTAATCTTCCTCTGCGACCAGCTTTTGCACAAGATAAATTGCTACCCCCGAATTCACAAAATCATGGTTTCCGCCCAATACCTCCTAGAGTGGAGGGGCCTAGATTTCCAGCCCTATTCTCAAATATGCCTGATGTTGGCAAGTTAAATATCTCTGAACACTCCACTTATCCTCAAAATCCTAAtaattttcctcatcgaattggAGAAAAGTTTAAAACAAGCTCTGCCGAGTCAATGCCTAATCAAACTGGCCTAAATGCACCACAAAGAAGCCATTTCCACACTGGTCAAGCAAGTCAGCATGATACTTACAGTAACAGGTATCCACGAGGTCCTGAATTTCCGCTCCCATCATCCTCAGCAATTTCTAGTTCTAGCAATGGCGTTTGGGGGGCTGAAGGACGCTCACCACCTTCTGAATATGTGCAAGGTCTTATTGGTGTTATCTTACTTGCATTAAACACactcaaaaatgaaaaaattatgcCTACTGAAGCCAACATTACTGATTGCATTCGTTTTGGAGATCCAAAACACCGCAATACTAATGTAAGGAAGGCTTTGGATGGTGCCATTGAGCAGCATATGGTATTGAAGCAAAGTTTAGGAGCAGTGCAGTTGTATGTTGGTAGAAATGAGAAACTGTGGAAGTGTGTCAATCCTATTGGGGGGAATCCTAATCAATACCCAAAGACAACGTGGGATGGAATACAAAAGTTCTTGTCTTCCCCTGCCGGACGGTCAGCAATGACGGCTTCTCAATGCAG ATATGAAGCAGCTTTGGCTTTAAGAAAAGGATGCTTGGAAGAATTTGCACTAGGTGATGTTCTCCAAATCTTGAATATGATAATTGCCATGAAGAAATGGATTATACATCATCAGTCAGGATGGCAGCCAATTACAGTAACCCTTCCAGAGGCTAGAACAGAAATAGGCACTGAAACTGCTGCTTGA
- the LOC107922758 gene encoding pto-interacting protein 1, with protein MSCFGCCEEDNIRKTTDNGGQHMVKISAGSDGVYYSSETAAKSAQTLKVQPIEVPDIPVDELKEVTDNFGANSLIGEGSYGRVYYGALKSRQAAAIKKLDASKQPDDEFLAQVSLASRLQHENFVQLLGYCVDGSSRILAYEFASNGSLHDILHGRKGVKGSQPGPVLTWAQRVKIAVGAAKGLEYLHEKADPHIIHRDIKSSNVLIFDDNVAKIADFDLSNQAPDMAARLHSTRVLGTFGYHAPEYAMTGQLNVKSDVYSFGVVLLELLTGRKPVDHTLPRGQQSLVTWATPKLSEDKVRQCIDQRLGGDYPPKAIAKMAAVAALCVQYEADFRPNMSIVVKALQPLLNARPGAAAETPSNT; from the exons ATGAGTTGTTTTGGCTGTTGTGAAGAGGACAATATCCGCAAAACCACTGATAATGGAGGCCAACACATGGTTAAAATTTCAGCAG GAAGCGATGGAGTTTACTATTCATCTGAAACTGCAGCAAAGAGTGCTCAAACTTTGAAGGTTCAGCCTATTGAAGTCCCTGATATTCCCGTAGATGAATTGAAAGAAGTCACAGATAATTTTGGTGCAAATTCTTTGATTGGAGAAGGCTCATATGGTAGAGTCTACTATGGCGCTCTTAAAAGTAGGCAGGCTGCAGCAATCAAAAAGTTAGATGCCAGCAAGCAACCTGATGATGAGTTTTTAGCCCAG GTTTCCCTGGCATCTAGGTTGCAGCATGAAAACTTTGTTCAATTGCTTGGTTACTGTGTTGATGGGAGCTCCCGTATTCTTGCTTATGAATTTGCATCTAATGGATCGTTGCATGATATTCTCCACG GGAGAAAAGGTGTTAAGGGATCTCAGCCAGGTCCTGTTTTGACATGGGCACAAAGAGTAAAAATTGCTGTAGGAGCTGCAAAAGGGCTTGAGTACTTACATGAGAAGGCTGATCCTCACATCATTCATCGTGACATTAAGTCCAGCAATGTGCTAATATTTGATGACAATGTTGCTAAGATTGCAGACTTTGATTTATCTAATCAGGCTCCTGATATGGCAGCTCGTCTTCATTCCACTCGTGTACTTGGAACCTTCGGTTATCATGCTCCTGA ATATGCAATGACTGGGCAATTAAATGTCAAGAGTGATGTATACAGCTTTGGTGTTGTTCTGCTGGAGCTTCTGACTGGGAGAAAACCTGTTGATCATACTTTACCCCGCGGTCAGCAAAGTCTCGTGACATGG GCTACACCAAAACTTAGTGAAGACAAGGTAAGGCAATGCATTGATCAAAGACTAGGAGGCGATTATCCTCCCAAGGCCATTGCAAAG ATGGCTGCTGTTGCTGCATTGTGTGTGCAATACGAAGCTGATTTTCGGCCAAATATGAGCATCGTTGTTAAGGCTCTTCAACCATTGTTAAATGCACGGCCTGGAGCAGCTGCTGAAACACCATCAAACACATAA